From Polyodon spathula isolate WHYD16114869_AA chromosome 24, ASM1765450v1, whole genome shotgun sequence, one genomic window encodes:
- the LOC121299293 gene encoding ras-related and estrogen-regulated growth inhibitor-like protein, with translation MVLRNSTLKPTSAESRNCSDMTGTAALKTDANVVVLGADRVGKTALTVRFLTRRFIGEYGDIESIYSHNVIVDGREISFSIWDCPYSQDLPEVKCIQEKRTQWADGFILVYSICDRASFSIVRQQIQCIKATKEYLGVEKVPIVIVGNKRDLHHRRTVSSEEGRLLALSTDCEFYEVSAAETYHGVLLVFHGLLERIRESRTSAKKPAGIKSIVKSMSAVFARKRTDSV, from the exons ATGGTGTTAAGaaattccactttaaaaccaACCTCAGCTGAATCTAGAAACTGTTCAGATATGACCGGAACTGCAGCTTTAAAGACGGACGCTAACGTAGTGGTCCTGGGAGCAGACAGGGTCGGCAAAACTG CTCTCACAGTACGTTTTCTAACTCGGAGATTCATTGGAGAATATGGAGATATTG AATCAATATACAGCCACAACGTTATTGTGGATGGAAGAGAGATTTCTTTCAGTATCTGGGACTGCCCGTATTCGCAG GACCTGCCTGAAGTGAAGTGTATCCAGGAGAAGAGGACCCAGTGGGCGGATGGCTTCATTCTGGTGTACAGCATCTGTGACCGAGCCAGCTTCAGCATCGTCCGCCAGCAGATCCAGTGCATCAAAGCCACGAAGGAATACCTGGGCGTGGAGAAGGTGCCCATCGTGATCGTGGGCAACAAGCGGGACCTGCACCACCGGAGGACCGTGTCCAGTGAGGAGGGCAGGCTCCTGGCCCTCTCCACAGACTGTGAGTTTTACGAGGTGTCTGCAGCGGAGACCTACCATGGCGTCCTGCTGGTGTTTCACGGGCTGCTGGAAAGAATCCGAGAATCCAGGACTTCGGCCAAGAAGCCAGCCGGGATCAAGAGCATTGTGAAGAGCATGTCTGCGGTATTCGCAAGAAAGAGGACGGACTCTGTGTAG